Part of the Thauera sedimentorum genome, CTGCTGTATCCGATGAAGCGCATTGGTGCCAAGGGCGAGGGGCGCTTCACGCGCATCACCTGGGACGAGGCGCTCGACACCATCGCGCAGCGCTTCGGCGCCATCGCCGCCGACGACCCGCGCGCCATCCTGCCCTACTCCTACGCCGGCACCATGGGACTGGTGCACAGCTCGGGCATGGACCGCCGCTTCTTCCACCGCCTGGGCGCCTCGCTGCTCGACCGCACGATCTGCGCCTCGGCCGGCGCCTACGGCTGGAAGGCGACCATAGGCGCGTCGGTCGGCGCCGATCCGGAAGCGGTGGCCAACGCCCGGCTGATCCTGATCTGGGGCGCCAACCCGGTGGTATCCAACCTGCACGGCTGGCGTCACCTGCAGGAGGCGAAACGGCGCGGCGCCCGCCTGGTGTGCATCGACCCCTGGCGCACCCAGACCGCCGAGAAGTGCGACCTGCATCTGGCCCCGCTGCCCGGCAGCGATGGCGCCCTGGCGCTGGCGATGATGCAGGTGCTGATCGCCGAGGACCACCTCGACCACGACTACGTCGCCCGCCACACCACCGGCTTCGCCGAGCTGCGCGAACGCGTGCGCGAGTACACGCCGGAATGGGCCGCAACGCTCACCGGGCTGCCGGCCGACGCCATCCGCCAGCTCGCGCGCGACTACGCGGCGGCCGGGCACCATAGCCTGATCCGCCTCAACTATGGCCTCAATCGCCACGCCGGCGGCGGCATGGCGGTACGCAACGTCGCCTGCCTGCCGGCGCTCACCGGCGCCTGGCGCCAGCCCGGCTGCGGCGCGCTGCTGTCCACCTCGGGCAACTTCCCGGTCGACCAGCGCGCGCTGGAACGCCCCGACCTGTATCCCGATCCGGCGCGCTTCCCGCCCCGCACCATCAACATGACCACCATAGGCCGCGACCTGCTGGAAGCGTCCGATCCGCCGATCCGCGCCATCTACGTCTACAACTCGAACCCGCTCGCGGTGGCACCCGACGGCAACCGGGTGCGCCAGGGCTTCGCGCGCGAGGACCTGTTCTGCGTGGTGCACGAGCTCTTCCAGACCGACACCGCCGACTATGCCGACATCCTCCTGCCGGCCACCAGCCAGCTCGAGCACTACGACGTGCATACCGCCTACGGCCACCTCTACGCCCTGACCAACACACCGGCCATCGCCCCGCTGGGCGAGGCCAAGCCGAACAGCGAGGTGTTCCGCCTGCTCGCCCAACGACTGGGTTTCACCGAGCCGGCGCTGTTCGACAGCGACGAGGCGGTGGCCGCAGCCGCCTTCCGCCAGGGCGACCCCCGCACCCAGGGCCTGGGCGGCGCGCTGGACGAGCGCGGCTGGGCGCGCCTCAACCTGCCGCGGCCTTTTGCGCCGTTTGCCGCGGGCGGCTTCCCCACGCCCTCGGGCAAGTGCGAATTCCTCTCGCAGCGCCTCGCCGCCGCGGGGCTGGACCCGCTGCCGGCCTGGCACCCGCCGCGCGAATCGGCCCCGGTCAGCCCGGCCCTCGCGGCGCGCTACCCGCTGGCGCTGATCAGCCCACCGGCGCGCAACTTCCTCAACAGCAGCTTCGCCAACCTCCCGCGCTTCCTCGCCGCGGAAGGCGCCCCCAGGCTGGAGATCCATCCGCAGGACGCGGCCGCACGCGGCCTGGCCGACGGCGACGAGCTGCGCATCCACAACGCGCGCGGCGAATTCCGCGCCCGCGCCACGGTCACCGACCGCGTGCGCACCGGCGTGGTGGTGAGTCCGTCGATCTGGTGGCGCAAGCTCGCCCCCGACGGGCGCAACGTGAACGCGGTGACCAGCGACGCACTGACCGACTTCGGCGGCGGCGCGTGCTTCTACGACTGCCTGGTGGAGGTGGCGCGGGCATGAACGATGTCGAGCACACCCTGGATGCCGCCGCCGCCCTGTTCGGGACGGCACAGCGCATCCTCTTCATCACCGGCGCCGGCATCTCGGCCGACTCCGGCCTGCCCACCTACCGCGGCATCGGCGGGCTCTATCACGAACGCCTGACCGCGGAAGGCCTCAGCATCGAGGAAGCACTGTCGGGCGAGATGATGACCCACCGCCCCGACATCTGCTGGCGCTACATCGCCGAAATCGAGGCCAACTGCCGCGGCGCCCAACCCAATGCCGCGCACCGGCTGATCGCCGCGCTGGAACACGAGAAGCCGGCGGTATGGGTGCTGACCCAGAACGTGGACGGCCTGCATCGCGCGGCCGGTTCCAGGAAGCTGATCGAGATCCACGGCACGGTGCATCACCTGCGCTGCACCGAATGCCCGCACGAACGCGACGTGCCCGATTTCTCCGGCCTCGCGCTGCCGCCCGCCTGCCCGGTATGCGGCGGCCTGCTGCGCCCGGACGTGGTGCTGTTCGGCGAGATGCTGCCACAGCAGGGCATGGACCGGCTGGAAGCGGTGCTGCTGGGCGGCATCGACCTGGTGGTGTCGATCGGCACCACCAGCGTGTTCCCCTACATCGCCGGCCCGGTATGGTGGGCGCAGCAGCAGGGCATCCCGAGCATCGAGATCAACCCGGGCGACACCGAAGTGAGCAGGCTGGTCACCCACCGGCTGCGGATGGGCGCCGCCGATGCGCTGACCGCGATCTGGCGCCGCCTGCACCGGCCCGACCCCGCCGAGGACTGAGCGCCTCGGGCGGGGCCAGGCCCCAGGACGACCCGCCGGGTTCAGCGGTCCTTACAGCAGCACGCGTTCGATGCCGCCACTGTTGGCACGCGACACGTAGTCGGGCAGCCAGTCCTCGCCGAGCAGATGGCGGGCCATCTCCACCACGATGTAATCCGGCTCCACGCCGCCGGCATCGTTCGCGTAGCGGTGCATGCCCTGCAGGCAGGACGGGCAGGAGGTGAGCAGCTTCACCCGCGCGGTCGGGTCGTCGCCGCGCAGCTTGGCCGCCCCCTTCTCGATCTCTTCCTGCTTGCGGAAGCGCACCTGGGTGGAGATGTCCGGGCGGGCCACCGCGAGGGTGCCGGATTCGCCGCAGCAGCGGTCGGACAGGTCGACCCGCGTGCCCATCAGCTCGTTGGCCACCTTGATGCCCTGGTACTGCTTCATCGGCGTATGGCAGGGCTCGTGGTACATGTACTTCACGCCCTCCACGCCGTCGAGCCTGACGCCCTTCTCCATCAGGTACTCGTGGATGTCGAGCAGCCGGCAGCCGGGGAAGATCTTCTCGAACTGGTATTTCTGCAGCTGGTCCATGCAGGTGCCGCAGGACACGATCACCGTCTTGATGTCGAGGTAGTTCAGCGTGTTGGCCACGCGGTGGAACAGCACCCGGTTGTCGGTGGTGATCTTCTGACCCTTCTCGTCCTCGCCCGCGGCGGTCTGCGGATAGCCGCAGCACAGGTAGCCCGGCGGCAGCACGGTCTGCGCGCCGACGTGGTAGAGCATGGCCTGGGTGGCCAGGCCGACCTGGCTGAACAGGCGCTCCGAGCCGCAGCCGGGGAAGTAGAACACCGCTTCCGAGTCGCCGTTGACCTTCTGCGGGTCGCGGATCACCGGGATGACCTTGTCGTCCTCGATGTCGAGCAGCGCGCGGCTGGTCTTCTTGGGCAGGTTGCCCGGCATCGGCTTGTTGATGAAGTGGATCACCTGCGCCTTGACCGAGGCCTTGCCCAGGGTGGCCGGCGGTGCCTTGACCTGGGGCTGGACCAAGCCGAGCTTCTTGCCGAGGTCGTGGGCGACGCGCTGCACCTTGTAGCCCCACTCGATCATGCCGGTGCGGATCAGCTTGATGGTGGCCGGATCCTTGACGGTAAGGAAGGCCATCGCCGCCGCCTTGCCCGGGTTGAAGGACTTCTTGCCCTGCTTGCGCAGCAGGTTGCGCATCTTGATCGACACGTCGCCGAAGTCGATGTCCACCGGGCAGGGCTTCTCGCACTTGTGGCAGATCGTGCAGTGGTCGGCCACGTCCTCGAACTCGCTCCAGTGGGCGAGCGAGACGCCGCGCCGGGTC contains:
- a CDS encoding NAD-dependent deacylase encodes the protein MNDVEHTLDAAAALFGTAQRILFITGAGISADSGLPTYRGIGGLYHERLTAEGLSIEEALSGEMMTHRPDICWRYIAEIEANCRGAQPNAAHRLIAALEHEKPAVWVLTQNVDGLHRAAGSRKLIEIHGTVHHLRCTECPHERDVPDFSGLALPPACPVCGGLLRPDVVLFGEMLPQQGMDRLEAVLLGGIDLVVSIGTTSVFPYIAGPVWWAQQQGIPSIEINPGDTEVSRLVTHRLRMGAADALTAIWRRLHRPDPAED
- a CDS encoding molybdopterin-containing oxidoreductase family protein — its product is MSTATGRIVRAACPHDCPDTCAMEVTVADGRAVKLRGAADMPFTHGALCTKVAHYLERVYSDQRLLYPMKRIGAKGEGRFTRITWDEALDTIAQRFGAIAADDPRAILPYSYAGTMGLVHSSGMDRRFFHRLGASLLDRTICASAGAYGWKATIGASVGADPEAVANARLILIWGANPVVSNLHGWRHLQEAKRRGARLVCIDPWRTQTAEKCDLHLAPLPGSDGALALAMMQVLIAEDHLDHDYVARHTTGFAELRERVREYTPEWAATLTGLPADAIRQLARDYAAAGHHSLIRLNYGLNRHAGGGMAVRNVACLPALTGAWRQPGCGALLSTSGNFPVDQRALERPDLYPDPARFPPRTINMTTIGRDLLEASDPPIRAIYVYNSNPLAVAPDGNRVRQGFAREDLFCVVHELFQTDTADYADILLPATSQLEHYDVHTAYGHLYALTNTPAIAPLGEAKPNSEVFRLLAQRLGFTEPALFDSDEAVAAAAFRQGDPRTQGLGGALDERGWARLNLPRPFAPFAAGGFPTPSGKCEFLSQRLAAAGLDPLPAWHPPRESAPVSPALAARYPLALISPPARNFLNSSFANLPRFLAAEGAPRLEIHPQDAAARGLADGDELRIHNARGEFRARATVTDRVRTGVVVSPSIWWRKLAPDGRNVNAVTSDALTDFGGGACFYDCLVEVARA